One stretch of Vulpes lagopus strain Blue_001 chromosome 12, ASM1834538v1, whole genome shotgun sequence DNA includes these proteins:
- the TNFAIP1 gene encoding BTB/POZ domain-containing adapter for CUL3-mediated RhoA degradation protein 2: protein MSGDTCLCPASGAKPKLSGFKGGGLGNKYVQLNVGGSLYYTTVRALTRHDTMLKAMFSGRMEVLTDKEGWILIDRCGKHFGTILNYLRDDTIILPQNRQEIKELMAEAKYYLIQGLVNMCQTALQDKKDSYQPVCNIPIITSLKEEERLIESSTKPVVKLLYNRSNNKYSYTSNSDDHLLKNIELFDKLSLRFNGRVLFIKDVIGDEICCWSFYGQGRKLAEVCCTSIVYATEKKQTKVEFPEARIYEETLNVLLYETPRVPDNSLLEATSRSRSQASPSEDEETFELRDRVRRIHVKRYSTYDDRQLGHQSTHRD, encoded by the exons ATGTCAGGAGATACCTGTCTGTGCCCAGCCTCAGGAGCCAAGCCCAAGCTGAGCGGCTTCAAGGGAGGAGGCTTGGGCAACAAATATGTCCAGCTCAATGTGGGGGGCTCACTGTACTACACCACCGTGCGGGCCCTAACCCGGCATGACACCATGCTCAAGGCCATGTTCAGCGGGCGCATGGAGGTGCTGACTGACAAAGAAG GTTGGATCCTCATAGACCGATGTGGAAAGCACTTTGGCACCATTCTGAATTACCTCCGAGATGACACCATCATCCTCCCACAAAACCGGCAAGAAATCAAGGAACTGATGGCTGAAGCAAAGTATTACCTCATTCAGGGGCTGGTGAACATGTGCCAGACTGCTCTGCAG GACAAGAAGGACTCCTACCAGCCTGTGTGCAACATCCCCATCATCACGTCcctgaaagaggaagagaggctcATCGAATCCTCCACCAAG cccgTGGTGAAGCTGCTGTACAATAGAAGCAACAACAAATATTCTTATACCAG CAACTCCGACGACCACTTGCTGAAAAACATCGAGCTGTTTGACAAGCTCTCCCTGCGCTTCAACGGCCGCGTCCTCTTCATCAAGGACGTCATTGGCGATGAGATCTGCTGCTGGTCCTTCTACGGCCAGGGTCGCAAGCTGGCAGAGGTGTGCTGCACCTCCATTGTGTATGCCACGGAGAAGAAGCAGACCAAG GTGGAATTCCCAGAGGCCCGAATCTATGAGGAGACACTCAACGTCCTACTGTATGAGACCCCCCGAGTCCCTGACAACTCCTTATTGGAGGCCACAAGCCGAAGCCGCAGCCAGGCTTCTCCCAGTGAAGATGAGGAGACCTTTGAACTGCGGGACCGGGTCCGCCGTATCCATGTCAAGCGCTATAGCACTTATGATGACCGGCAGCTTGGCCACCAGTCTACCCATCGCGACTGA
- the IFT20 gene encoding intraflagellar transport protein 20 homolog, whose protein sequence is MAKDILGEAGLHFDELNKLRVLDPEVTQQTIELKEECKDFVDKIGQFQKIVGGLIELVDQLAKEAENEKMKAIGARNLLKSIAKQREAQQQQLQALIAEKKMQLERYRVEYEALCKVEAEQNEFIDQFIFQK, encoded by the exons ATGGCCAAGGACATCCTGGGTGAAGCAGGGCTGCACTTTGATGAACTGAACAAGCTGCGCGTGTTGGACCCTGAGGTCACCCAGCAGACCATAGAGCTCAAGGAGGAGTGCAAGGACTTTGTGGACA AAATTGGCCAGTTTCAGAAAATAGTTGGTGGTTTAATTGAGCTTGTTGACCAACTtgcaaaagaagcagaaaatgaaaagatgaag GCCATTGGTGCTCGGAACTTGCTCAAATCTATAGCAAAACAAAGAGAAGCCCAACAGCAGCAACTCCAAGCTCTAatagcagaaaagaaaatgcagcttGAAAG gtaTCGGGTTGAATATGAAGCTTTGTGTAAAGTAGAAGCAGAACAAAATGAATTTATTGaccaatttatttttcagaaatga
- the TMEM97 gene encoding sigma intracellular receptor 2 — protein MMGSLGARRGLEWLLGLYFLSHIPITLLMDLQVVLPRELYSVELTNLLKWYTTEFKDPLLQAPPMWFKSFLFCELVFQLPFFPMATYAFLRGGCRWIRTPAIIYSVHTMTTLIPILSTLLFEDFSKASGFKGQGPKTFRERLTLVSVYAPYLLIPLMLLLFMLRSPYYKYEEKRKKK, from the exons ATGATGGGGTCTCTGGGCGCCCGGCGCGGCCTGGAGTGGCTGCTGGGCCTCTACTTCCTCTCCCACATCCCCATCACGCTGCTCATGGACCTGCAGGTGGTGCTGCCGCGCGAACTCTACTCAGTCGAG TTGACAAACCTGCTAAAGTGGTACACTACGGAGTTCAAAGACCCTCTACTGCAGGCTCCTCCAATGTGGTTTAAGTCCTTCCTGTTTTGCGAGCTTGTGTTCCAGCTGCCTTTCTTTCCCATGGCAACGTATGCCTTCTTAAGAG GAGGCTGCAGGTGGATCCGCACCCCTGCAATCATTTACTCCGTTCACACCATGACCACTCTAATTCCAATTCTCTCCACGCTTCTATTTGAGGATTTCTCCAAAGCCAGTGGCTTCAAAGGACAAGGACCTAAGACTTTCCGTGAACGACTAACCCTCGTATCTGTCTATGCCCCCTACCTTCTCATCCCTCTTATGCTTCTGCTTTTCATGTTGCGGAGCCCCTACTACAAgtatgaggagaaaagaaagaaaaaatga